ATACTAGACAACTTCACGGAAATCATCAAAACTGCCAAGGTTGCTATATATGTTAGAATTATGACCtgatttattattgtgtttttgtaagcAAGTACTGCAGAGGCGAAAAACAATTCATAATTTATCCAGGTAGAGGATGAAACCCAGGTGTCAAGGGCAACGCAAGCGGAGCAGGACCACTATGAAATGCACGTTAGAGCCGCCAACATCGTAAGAGCTCTTACTTTCCGCAGTTATCTATTCCCGATACCGGGTTGAAGGGAAGTTAAGTTTGTAATTTCATAATCAAAATAACCGCTTTAAGTTAAAACACTAATGTTTTATCATATTTGTATTTCGCAgtaaaccgtgtgtgtgtgtgtgtgtgtgtgtgtgtgtgtgtgtgtgtgtgtgtgtaaaatcaggTGCGTGCTGGCGAGTCGCTCATGAAGCTCGTCTCTGATCTGAAGCAGTTCCTGATTCTGAACGACTTTCCGTCGGTAAACGAGGCCATCAGCGTGCGCAACCAGCAGCTGCGCGCGCTGCAAGAGGAGTGCGACAAGAAGCTGATCTCTCTGCGTGACGAAATCGCCATCGACCTGTACGAGCTCGAGGAAGAGTATTACTCATCCAGGTACAAATAGATTCCCTGCAGAGAGCCCGTAAACCTGTAGGCGATATTCCCGCAATACGTGCGTTTATGCCTTAGGtttaagaggggaaaaaatattttcttttcatttcatttacataCCATAGTGCCTTGGGTGTGGCACGTTTTGTCAAGACTATGACAATAGGTTGAAATCTTAATTGTGACCAACAATTATATTAGCATATGCATAACCCAGAAGAACTAACATTCAAGTGCAATATTTTTGAGATGTTAGACCAGGCCCCAGACCTGCTTAAGATTTGAAGATGTACCAAAGTTGCAACATGAGTCTGAATATCCTTAAAGGAAGGCCATGCTTCATCACCAGTAATGTAACTGGGTCTCGGATACAATGAAAGCAGACTGAAATGGAGCACCAAGTGCCTTTTAGAAATAGGTTTTAGTTGTTTCATGATGAGGCTCATATAGCCTTTAATCAAAAAGCTATATAGTGATAATTTACAGGTTATAATGATTCCATGTTGTGTCTTTTATATTGAAACTGTTATATTTGAGACATTtgctttatatattttgtgGTGATGGACTGTACAAATAGTACTCTATTTAGATAAATCTTGTTAAACAACATCTTGAATTAAATTAGTTATTTCCTTAATATTACTCCATAAATTctatgtataaaaatgttatagATTGTAACTTTGTCCTGTTTACAACAGAAATACTTGTAATTTTATATGGTTTTAATTTGCACTGGTATATCCCATGTTAaatgaatctttttttaaagcagagaTTACTTTTTTAATCATCAGTTCTTGCTTGGACTGGAAACAAACATTGTATCAGCACATTTTAGAGAGTAGCATAACCAATGACCGATGCTAGCTGAAGGTCAAGTGCACTGTTCCAAATGTATTAGAATGTATCATATttcccctccacacacagctTACTTGGTAATTTTTaacattacaaataaaacagaggaaagagaaCAGCTTTAGTGTCCTTTTATTTGGGCTTCTCCAAGACATTGGActtttttaatctctttctctctgctttagACTCCTGAATTCTTTGCTGCTCTAAGCTTTTGCTTCTGTCAGCTAAGCAGTAGCATCACAAACAACATTTACAAAGctgtataataaataagaaagcTATTTATCAGAGAAATACTGCAGAAAGATGATTATAGGAACTTAGATTTAGGAATGATCTGTTGGGTTATAACCAGTAAATCTGAATGTTATTACAATTATGTTATAACAAAGTTGTGTCAAGGCTTAGGGTCTCATTAGAATCTGTTCGGTCCTGCCCCAAATATATCTAAATGAACTGCTTCCATCTTTTAACTGTTCTATTGCTTTCTGCCTCTAATTGTGTTTAactactgttttgtgtgtttgtgcatgttccCATTGCTCTTATATTTTGGATCTTTAAGGTTATATGTTTGATGATATAGAATAAGCCTTACTGAGGGTAAACCTTTTTAGAGGGGAAGGAGCATGGCACTACAATTTGGTGTGCATgtgagtaatgtgtgtgtgtgtgtgtaacgtttCTAGTTGTGGACAGTGGGACGGTGTTGAGTTGCCACTCTGTGAGGCGTTTCGCCGACAGGACAGTTGGGGGTCACCCGCAACGACCTCCGACCCCTCACAAACCAGCATGGACGATTCGGAACAGCCTGTTTCCCAGGACACAGTCAACGGCCACGGAAGTGGCACAAATGAGCAGtcataaaaaataatgattaaaaaaaaaaaaaaagcacagagcaTTCGATTTACAGATTAGTTTGATCACAACTCACTGGCCACAATGAGCACTGCTCTTTATGTTCAGCCATAAAAAGCTGCAGTCAAAATATAATCTCAAATTCCATGGGCCAAATATAAAACCATGATTTACAGCAAGGTTTTACAGCTCTATCCTGAAATAGCTTTGTGTCTGACTATTGTACATTCCTTTTTCTAATCTCTCAGTATTatcaagtgtgttt
This is a stretch of genomic DNA from Electrophorus electricus isolate fEleEle1 chromosome 6, fEleEle1.pri, whole genome shotgun sequence. It encodes these proteins:
- the med22 gene encoding mediator of RNA polymerase II transcription subunit 22 isoform X2 — protein: MATQRVLPQSKETLLQNYNKRLKDDIRSILDNFTEIIKTAKVEDETQVSRATQAEQDHYEMHVRAANIVRAGESLMKLVSDLKQFLILNDFPSVNEAISVRNQQLRALQEECDKKLISLRDEIAIDLYELEEEYYSSRYK
- the med22 gene encoding mediator of RNA polymerase II transcription subunit 22 isoform X1, with the protein product MATQRVLPQSKETLLQNYNKRLKDDIRSILDNFTEIIKTAKVEDETQVSRATQAEQDHYEMHVRAANIVRAGESLMKLVSDLKQFLILNDFPSVNEAISVRNQQLRALQEECDKKLISLRDEIAIDLYELEEEYYSSSCGQWDGVELPLCEAFRRQDSWGSPATTSDPSQTSMDDSEQPVSQDTVNGHGSGTNEQS